The DNA sequence GCGATATCCTAAAAGCTTCGTCGCATTGGCGGTCTGATCCAGGCAGGTCCGCAGCTTCCCAGCAAAACCTCCTATGCCGCGCCCGAGTCGTTCAGGAGTGATCCCGTTTTGCGATCCTCGAGTTGGTGTATCCTGCTGCTCCGACGCGAAGGCCGCCAGGACGAGAAGAGGTGTCGAGGACCACGATGAACCGTGTAGGTCCTAGCCCGCGGGTGATGGCGATCCTGCTGTGCTGTCTGAGCACGGCCTGCGGCATACCGTCGATGGATCCTTCGCTGCCCGTCTACACCTTCGAGCAGACCGATTCGAGCCATCCCGGGCACCGGCGGAGCACGGTCTCGACAGCGGGCGCGTCGTATGTGAACGACTTCGAGGAACAGTCGCTGCAGCTGAGCGAAACCGATCCGAAAAAGGTCGTCGGCCGCAGTCAATACGGCAACGGTAAAATCTGCGCGATCGCCGGCCAGGATCCATCGGCTTATCTGGCGGTGGACGTCGGCTCCGAGATGCCCGCCTATGAGGTGTTCCGGAACATCAAGCATCCGGCGTTCGACTGGCGGCGCGCCGTGTTCCAGAGAATGCGACTGGCGATGCCGGAGGGGCCTGCGGCCAACAAAGAGACGACCGATCCGGCGCTGATTGACGACGTCGTGCGCACCTTGCGCGATGGCGCGCCGGCGAGCCCCTCGCCAACACCGCCGGCGGTAACCGCCACCGCCAGCCCGGTCGGGGTGTACGGAGTCCTGTTGTTCAGCGACCAGCTCCCGGGGCTGATCTTTCGCCCCTCGTGTTACCTCGAGAAGACCGGGCAGGTCTATCTGGCGGATAGCCTGGTGCTGACGTTCACACGAACGGAGCAATCGGTTCAGGCCGAGTGGATCCCCGCCAGCCCGCTGTTCGCCCGATGGGTGCAAACTCCCTGATTTCCCGCCTGGTCGCGTTTTCAAGCGCCATACGAACATCACTATACATGCCCTCGCAACCAGCTCCTCCTCTAGCCTGGCTGCGCTCCGCGTCCTGCGCAGCGCGCTGATCGCGGTATTGAGCGCCACGCGGTGCTTCTCCAAAGCTGATAGACGGTTTCCTGAAAAAGGTCCTCGCGTCCTCCGGACTGTCGGCGTACATCCGGCACGCCCGCCGGAGGAAGAGCTGGTGTCGATTCAAGAGCTCCAAGAATTCTTGATCCGCGTCCTTCCTGCTTCATACCCTCTCGATCCGTCTGATTAGTCGGCGCTCAAGCGGAAAACTTACACCCGCGCCCAGTTTTTCGTGGTTTCCCATGAATACGGACCATTCGGGTGACTGTCGGACAGTGACTCACGTGGTGCAACCGGAGAACAGGTCGGGAACGGTCGGAATGCGTCATTTGACTCCAGCGCGAGTCGGGGGTAGGTTGCGGTTGGCGTGACTTGGGCCGGATCGTCCGGCCCAGGGTTCGAGCCCCCCGAATAAAGGAGATCAACATGAACGAGAAGAAAGAAGAGACCCCTCTCCCGCTCGACTTGGAGATCGAGGAGATCGAGAAGCGCGAGAAGGCCGGGGGAACGTGCACGTCGTCCACCACCTCCAGGCATTGCACCTGCATGTGCATCGCGCCCACGACGACCGCTCGCAGCTTCTAACGTCTCATCTCGCGCGTCCGGCGCCGAGAGACGCAAAACGCTTCTCTCAGCGCCGGACGCCGTCCCGCCATCGAGATGCCTGCTGAGCGTCGGTTCGTCCTCCTCCACGCGCCTCCAGGAGGTCGCGCGGTCCCTCTGAGAACCGGCGCCTTTTGCTTGGCTCTCCCTTCTTGCCTCCCCCCCCGCGCTTCCGGCGCGACGAGCGACCCTTGAATTCGCACCCAGCGCTGATCCTTTCCATCCCCGCGCCAAAGGATCGGCAGGACGCGATCCTGCGCGAGACGATTGCGCCCCTCCTGCGCGAGTTCGCCTCCTCGTCCCAGCTCGATGCGGCGTACTTCGAAAGGTTCAACAAGCCCGATTGGGGCATCCGCTTCCTTCTCTTGGGCGCGCCGGCCTGGGTCGAGAAGGAGGCGCGCCCTCTTCTCCTGCGCCGGGTCGTGGACGCGGTGGAGGGTTCCGCGTTCGTCGCTGAGGATCCTGAGGACAAGTGGGTCGGGGGAGTGCGCGAGCGGCAGCACCTCAAAAGGATTCACCACCTGGACTCCCTGGCATGCCTCGAGAGGATCGAGATCGAAGTCCGCGGGTCCCGGGCGGGAACTCGCGCCCAGTTCAGCCTCCTCCTCGTCGAGAGGCTTCTGGATCTCTTCGGACTCACCGGCGCCACGAGGCTGGCCTTCTACCGACGTGGCTTCCAGTGGGAGCAGGACCTCGGGCGCTGGGACGGCGAAGTGTTCGCCGCCTTGGAGAAGAAGTACGAATCCCAGAAGGAAGTCTTGCGATCCACGCTCGAGTGCCAGGCCGACGAAGCGCACGCGGAGGCGTGGGGAGGCGCTGACTCATCCGGCATCGCCCTGCGATTCCTCGACGCCGCGCGCGAGCCGGTGACCTCGATCCTCGCCGCCCACGCCGCCTCGAGCCTCGAGAGGAGTCTTCTGGACCTCGCCGTCTTCGCGGCCCACGCGCATTCGAACCGCTTGGGCATTCACGCGACGCAGGAGGCGACCCTCCGCTACCTCGCCTGGCGCGCCCGGGCGGGAAGATGGGGAGGCGGGTCGTGAGCCGCACGGCGCTCCTTCGAATCGCGAGCCTTCCGTTCGATTCGCTCGCCGCGCTCCACGGAGGACCCTTGCTTCAGGATCTGGAGGCGCTGCTCGGCGCCGAGAGCATGCTGTCCGGGGAGGCGCGCTCTCTCGCCGATTTTCTCCATGCCGCGGCAGGCGAATCCACCGACGATCCGGAGCGCGCCAAGGGGCGCTTCGCCGTGCTGCGCCTCCGGAGGGACGCGCACAACGGCCGCAGGCTGCGGGGCGGCGACATGGAACAGGGACGAGCCCTTCTGGGCGCCGGCGCTCGCGACCGACTCGCGCGATACGAAATGTGGCTGGAGCGGCGAGACAAGGCGCGGGAGACTTACGAAGCTTCCTTCGGGGAGGCGCTTGGGCGTGGCCGCCTTGAGCTGCTGCGGATCACCTCCGACCCTCTCGTGGAGCACGGAATCTATCTGGCGAGCGGCTCCCTCCTTCCGAAGCTCCGCCGGCTGGCCCAGGCCGATCCCTCCCGCTTGTCGCACGATGAACGGCACACCGCCGCCAAGCTGGCGGCCTACGTCACGCGCATGGCCGCCAAGACGAGCCCCAACGGCCTGTTCTGCTCGGTCGCTCTGGCGCGGTTCGAGGGCCGCTCGACCTCCATCGAGGGCCTCCCGGGTATTTCCCACGTGGACGTGCTCCTGAGTCTCGCCGAAGCGCGCAAGGTGTCAGCCTGCCTGGCCGCCGATCCCGCGGTCGAGCCCGCCATCCTTCCCCGGCCCAACCCGACGCTGCGGGAGAAGGACGGTTCATGGACCTTCTGGAAGCCCGCTTCGCCGAGGAATCCGACCGACGAGGAGATCCTTTCGCGGGTCAAGGATCAGCCGGTCCTCCGTCTGTTCCTCGAGGAGGCCCGCGGCGGCATCCATACCCCTGCCGGGCTGCTCCGCGCCGTGGCGGCGCGAGGCGGGCGCGACAGCGAGGAACTCCGTCCCTTCTACCGGACCCTCGTCGAGCGCGGGATCCTGATCGCCGAGATCGAGATCCCCTACTCCTCCCGCCGGAGGCTCCGCGAGCTGGCCGCCAGCGCCCGCCAGGCGGGCGCCCACGCCGGCTGGATCGAGCGCGTCGAGCGGATCGAGGACGCCGTGGACGAAATCCCGCGCCTCGCCTGGGTCGCGCGGCGGGAGGCGATGGAGCGGATTGTCAAAGAAGTGGGAGCTCTTCCGCGGAACCGGCCCTTCAAGGCGGACGAGCTTTTTCGGGTGGACTCGGCCTCCTCGCTGGCGATCCGGCTCCCCGAGCGCATCATCGAGGACCTTCGCGGGCCGCTGCGCGTCTTCGTGAGACTCCTGGCGGGCAACTACCCTGAGGCGCTCCAGCACCGGAGCCTCGTCTCCCGCTTCCTGAAGAATCACCCGGCCGACACCGACGTGGAGTTTCTCGAGCTGTACGGCGGCTTCGCCGAGAAGGACGAGCCCCTCGTGCGGCCTGCGGAGTTCTCCGGCCCGGGGACCGAGGCCTCGGTCGGAGAAGGGGAGTCAGAGACCCTCTCGGCGAAACGGCGCACGTGGGAGTGGTTCGTGCGGATGGCGGAGGAATCGGCCCCCGGCGCGACCGTGGAGCTGAGCGAGGCAACCCTGCGTTCGCTGGTCGGGGACTTTCCCGAGCCGCGCTGGGCCACCGGCGTCCTGTTCCAGATCGCCGCGCGGTCCCCCGGCGACCTGGACGAGGGCCGCTACGAACTGGCACTCAACGGGCTGTTCAACGGGATCGGCCTCGCTCTCGCCCGCTTCGCGCACCTTCTCGGCGGCGGGCGCGCGGGAGCGGACAACCCGGTCGTCGCAGAGCTGCGCCGCGCGTGGTCCACAATGGAGCGCCCCGGAACCCTTCTCGCCGAGCTGACCTTCAACCACGAGGCGCGGACCGCGAACGCCGGGCTCCGGCCCGTCCTGTTCACGCACGAGATCGAGCTTCCCGGAGACAAGACCTCGCCGGGCGTCCAGGCGATCCCGCTCACCGATCTCGTGATTCGCTACGACACGGCCGCGGACCGGCTCGTCCTGCGCTCCGTGTCGCGAGGGGTCGAGGTGATCCCCGTCCTGAGCAGCGGCGTCAGCCCGTCCGGTATCGTCTCCGAGCTGGTTCACCTCGGGCGCCAAGGCTGGCAGACGGTCGGCTACGTTCCCGGCTTCCACGCTCCCCAGGTGTCTCGCTGGCCGCGGTACGTCTGCGGGAAGCTGGTCCTTTTTCGCGCCCGTTGGACGTTCCGGGCAGGTGAAGTCCCGCCTCTCGCCCGCGGCAAAGTGCTCCTGTCCGACGCCGAGTTCTTTTTCGAGACGGCAGGTTGGCGCGCGCGCCACGGCCTTCCTCGGCATGTCTTCGCGCACACGGCGGCCGAGCCCAAGCCGTTCTACGTAGACCTCGAATCCCCCCTCAGCGTGGATCTCCTAAGGCGCGCCCTGGCGAGCGTCCCCGGCGGGAGCGAGGTGGTCCTCTTCGTGACCGAGATGCTGCCCGGACCGGACCACCTTTGGGTCCGAGACGAGCGCGGCGGCTACGCCACGGAGTTTCTGATCCAGCTCGAGGGGGGCTCGAGCTCAGCATGAGCTCGCCAGAGTCTCAGCCGGAAAGCTCCGCCTACGCATCCTCGATGACGCGATACGATCGCTTGACAGAACGGGAGAATTTGCGTATGGAAGGTGGCGGGAATCCAATCCTTCATTTCAGGAGGGCGCTTCTATGCATCACCGTCGAGTCTGGATGATCCGTTTGTCAATCTTGACGCTGGTCGCGGCCGCGGGCCTGGCGATCATGGTCCAGCAGGGCCTCGCGGGGGAATCGGCAGGAAAGGCCTCGTCCAGCGCAACCATGGCGCGGGCGGAGACGAGCGGCCCCGCCGGCGAATTCACGACGGGCGCGGCGACCGACGCTCCGACGCCTCAAGAGCCCGCGCAGGCTAGCACTTCGACGGCCGCCTGCAAGAGGGCACCTCAGTGCTCGGTCGACTCCGATTGTGACGTGGTGTGCGGCCCAGGGCTTGGAAAGTGCGTTCACAGCAGCTGCCCCACCCGCATCTGCAAGTGCCATTGAGATCGATTCGCTGGAGCCTCGAAGTCAACGCTGTGCTCTGGACAAATTCTTGGTGCCTTTCATTCGCCGATACGGCGGAGACGAAGTAGTTAGAAGCAGTGACCGACCCGTGTAATAAGTTGTTGCGCTGCGGTTGAAGTCAAATTCAACCCAGGCGTAAGTAACCAGAGGAAACGGGTCGGTCGCTTTTTGTTCCTGCCCTGAATCTATCTCAGGAGCCGACAATTCTCAGGTGAAATGGATTGGACCTCCTCCCTGCACGGAGGTTTCGGAGCAATTCTTATTTGCATCCCCGCGAGGTTGCGACCAGTCGCGATTCCTCCCTCGGCTCAACTCCGTCCCATGCCGAGCGGATGAATCGAAGTAGTCCTCTCCTGTACGCCGGCGAGATCGAGCGCGCCACGAGACAGGTCATCAGCGCCCGATTCTAAATCCTGGGCTTAATCCTTGCCTTGGTGGTTGCAGGGGCAGGGCAGGCGCGAAATGGGATGGGGGCTGGGCGAGTTCTCAACTCACTCCCGTGTCGTCGTTGGGACGATGCTCTTTCCGGCCCGCCTGCGCCCCGGCGTGCGGCTTCCGGACCGTGGCTCTGCACCAGCCCCGCAGCACTTGGGCGACGACGCGTACCGCCGGCTCGCGGACGATATCGTAGTGGTCGGCCGCCACGTCATGCACATCGACGCCTGCCTTGGCGAAGTCACGCCATCCGTGCGCCGGATCCCCGAGTGCGGCTCCGAGTCCCGTGGCGCGCAAGAGACACACCCTACCCGGATACCGGCCCGGCGTGTAGCACCGCAGGGCCTGGACGTGGCCTCGAACGATCCTCTCAATCCGCTTCAGCAGAGACCGGTCCAGGATCTCGACCTGCGCCTGTCCCATCTCGGCCATCACCATCGAAGTGACGGCCTCTTCGTCCAGGTGTGGGAACCCGCCCCCAGGATCGGGAGCGCGGGAGTCGACGAGGGCCAGCAGGGCAGTCTTCTCCCCTATACGGGCCAGGCAGCTGGCCATCTCGAAGGCGACGACGCCGCCGAACGACCAACCTCCGAGCAGGTACGGGCCCTTGGGCTGGATACGACGAATACTCTCCAAGTACGCGCCGGCGAGCGCCTCCACGGTCACGCCATCCGGAAGGTCTGCCACGAGTCCGGGAGATTCCAGTGCGAAGAAGGGGCGCTCTCGCCCGAGCCGATGAGCAAGGGTCGCGTAACAGATTCCCATTCCGCCAACCGGATGCACAAAGAAGAGGGGTGTTCCGCTCCCGGAAGACTGGAGTCGGAGGACGGAGGCCCGCGAGGAGAACGCCTCCGGCGTGGAAAATGAAGGAGGTTCGATCGCTTCGGCCTCTTCAGGCCGGCGCAGAATCGAGGCGAGCCCTGCGAGAGT is a window from the Candidatus Polarisedimenticolia bacterium genome containing:
- a CDS encoding lantibiotic dehydratase C-terminal domain-containing protein; amino-acid sequence: MNSHPALILSIPAPKDRQDAILRETIAPLLREFASSSQLDAAYFERFNKPDWGIRFLLLGAPAWVEKEARPLLLRRVVDAVEGSAFVAEDPEDKWVGGVRERQHLKRIHHLDSLACLERIEIEVRGSRAGTRAQFSLLLVERLLDLFGLTGATRLAFYRRGFQWEQDLGRWDGEVFAALEKKYESQKEVLRSTLECQADEAHAEAWGGADSSGIALRFLDAAREPVTSILAAHAASSLERSLLDLAVFAAHAHSNRLGIHATQEATLRYLAWRARAGRWGGGS
- a CDS encoding lantibiotic dehydratase, with product MSRTALLRIASLPFDSLAALHGGPLLQDLEALLGAESMLSGEARSLADFLHAAAGESTDDPERAKGRFAVLRLRRDAHNGRRLRGGDMEQGRALLGAGARDRLARYEMWLERRDKARETYEASFGEALGRGRLELLRITSDPLVEHGIYLASGSLLPKLRRLAQADPSRLSHDERHTAAKLAAYVTRMAAKTSPNGLFCSVALARFEGRSTSIEGLPGISHVDVLLSLAEARKVSACLAADPAVEPAILPRPNPTLREKDGSWTFWKPASPRNPTDEEILSRVKDQPVLRLFLEEARGGIHTPAGLLRAVAARGGRDSEELRPFYRTLVERGILIAEIEIPYSSRRRLRELAASARQAGAHAGWIERVERIEDAVDEIPRLAWVARREAMERIVKEVGALPRNRPFKADELFRVDSASSLAIRLPERIIEDLRGPLRVFVRLLAGNYPEALQHRSLVSRFLKNHPADTDVEFLELYGGFAEKDEPLVRPAEFSGPGTEASVGEGESETLSAKRRTWEWFVRMAEESAPGATVELSEATLRSLVGDFPEPRWATGVLFQIAARSPGDLDEGRYELALNGLFNGIGLALARFAHLLGGGRAGADNPVVAELRRAWSTMERPGTLLAELTFNHEARTANAGLRPVLFTHEIELPGDKTSPGVQAIPLTDLVIRYDTAADRLVLRSVSRGVEVIPVLSSGVSPSGIVSELVHLGRQGWQTVGYVPGFHAPQVSRWPRYVCGKLVLFRARWTFRAGEVPPLARGKVLLSDAEFFFETAGWRARHGLPRHVFAHTAAEPKPFYVDLESPLSVDLLRRALASVPGGSEVVLFVTEMLPGPDHLWVRDERGGYATEFLIQLEGGSSSA